GGAGCGACGGCCGGCATCGAACTGGTGGCCGACCGGCAGACCAGGGAGCCGCTCCTCTTCGGCGCATCGGCCGTTTCGGCGGAACTCCGGCAGGCGCATCACGTGATCGTGCGTGACTACAACGCGACCGTCGTGCTGGCGCCGCCACTGGTTATCGAGCGGTCCCAGGTACGGCAGATCGCGGACGCGATCGTCGAGGTGGTCTCACGGCTAGGCGGAGACGGGACCCTGAGTCCTCGCTGACCGGCACACAGAGGGTGGCGGGTGAAGTCACCGCCGCCCTCTTTGCTGCTCGGGGCACAGTCCTGTTTAGCGCAATTGAGAGAATGTCGGATTCGTCGGTCCGTCCTACCGTATGAGTATCACGAAAGGGAATAAGATGTATGACTATGTGATCATCGGTGCCGGTTCCGCGGGCTGTGTTCTCGCTGCGCGTCTCAGTGAGGATCCCGCGGTTACGGTCTGTCTCATCGAGGCGGGACCGAGCGACGACGCGGACGTCATCCATGTTCCCTCGGCTTTTGGTCAGATGTTCCGAACGCGACTCGACTGGGATTACGACTCGCAGGAGGAGTCGGCCTTGGATGGTCGTCGCGTATATCTACCGCGAGGCCGGATGCTTGGCGGGACAAGCTCTATGAACGGAATGGTTTACATTCGAGGTAACCGGGCGGACTACGATGAATGGAACCAGCCGGGGTGGAGCTACCAGGAGATGCTCCCGTACTTCAAGCGCTCCGAGGACAACGAACGCGGCGAGTCGGAGTACCATGGAGTGGGCGGGCCCCTCGCGGTTTCCGAAGGTCGCTCCAATAATGAGATGAACTCTGCCTTTGTCGAAGCCGCGGTAGCGGCGGGTTACCCAGAGAATGCAGATTTCAATGGGGTCGAGCAGAGCGGATTCGGCTTCTTTCAGGTTACCCAGAGAAATGGACGTAGGGAGAGCGCGGCCAGCGCTTTTCTCCATCCAGTGCTCGATCGCCCGAATCTGACTGTCAAGACGCATTTCCAGGTTCATCGGGTCACGTTCGAATCGAGTCGAGCCACCGGGATCGTCGGCACTCATCTGGATGAGGAGATCGCGATCAGGGCGGAACGCGAGGTCATCGTGTCCGCCGGTGTCTACAACTCGCCGCAGTTGCTCATGCTCTCCGGGATCGGTCCCGCGGGGACGCTGGGTCCACTGGGGATACCTGTCCTGGTCGACCATCCGCAGGTAGGGAGCAATCTTCAGGATCACCCGCAGGCTCTGCTCGTCTACCCCCACGACCACCCGATCAGTCTGCTGGTATCCAGTGATCCGAAGTACCGGCGCCAGTTCGATGAGGACGGCAGCGGCCCGCTGACCTCGAACGTCGTGGAGTCCGGAGGCTTTGCCAGCGTACATTCGGGAGGCACGGCGCCCGATGTCCAGTTGCATGCTGGGGCGGTTATGTTCCGGGAGGGAGGGCTCGCGGCGCCGACATCACATGCGATCTCCTACGGTGCCTGCGTGCTCCGCCCGCAAAGCCGCGGTAGCGTGACGATCGCCTCCGCCGATCCCACCGCGAAACCAGTGATCTCCCACAACTTCTATGCGGAGAAATCGGATCTGGACGTCGCTGTGGAAGGGCTCCGCCTCGGTTTGGAGCTGGCGCGCCAGAAGCCGCTCAAGCCGTTCACGGAAACTCCGCTCGCGCCACCCGCGAGCGACCGTACGGCCGACCTCAAATCCTACATTCGGCGGAATACTCAGACCGCCTATCACCCTGCGGGCACCTGTGCGATGGGCACGGTCCTCGACGCTGAGCTTCGCGTCCGAGGAGTCGACGCACTCCGCGTGGTCGACGCGTCGGTCATGCCCGGCCTAGTGCGGGGAAACACGAACGCCCCCGTCATCGCGATTGCGGAGAAGGCCGCGGACATGATCCGCGGTCTCGCCCCAGCGTAGCGTCCTCCTGGTCGTTCGACGTGATCCATCGAGCCGGAAACGAGCGGGCCGGGAAGCCTTCGCGTTAACCCGGCCGGTGAGCGGCGGCTGGTGTCGGGTGACGAGTGGCCGCTCACGTGTCATCACCTCCGGGTCGGGCGTATCGCACCCCCTGATGATTGCTTCGTGCAACCACTCGTTCCACGCCAGGAGTGGTGGTATTATGCAACTGGTTAGGGGTGATTATGTTGGACGAACCGAGGTCGGGCTGCCCGGTCAACGCCGCGGTCGAGGTGCTGGGCGACCGGTGGAGCCTCATCGTGTTGCGCGACATCATGTTCACCAACCGCCGCCACTTCCGGACGCTGCTGCGCGAGTCCGAGGAAGCCATCGCGTCGAACATCCTTGCCAGCAGGCTACGTGATCTTCTCGCCGCTGGCCTGCTCACCCGTGACGACCCGGGGCCCGGTCGCCGTGTTACGTACAGCCTTACCGAACCAGCCATCGAGCTGGTGCCGGTGATGGCGGAGCTCGCCTGGTGGGGTGTGCGGCACCGCCCCACATACCCCCCAATGCGCGCCAAGGCCGAACTGCTGTACGACGGCGGCCCCCGGATGTGGCAGCAGTTCATGGAGGAGTTGCGTGAGCAGCACCTCGGTATTCCGTTGCCCACGGCCAGGCCGTCCACGGTCAGTGAGCAACTCGACGCCGCGGGGGCCAGAGCGCTCGCAGCGATCAGCTAGACCCAATACCGCTTATTTAGGTGATTTCATGGGGTTCGGTGGGGTTTGGTGGCGGCGACGATGGTGATCTCAGGGTCGGCCGGTGGTGGCGGGTTCCGGTGGTGGATGTGTTTGAGGCGCCAGTTGGACATTTTGCGTTTGATCACGCGGGGATTCGATCGTCGGCGGCGCGGTGGGATGAGGTAGCGCAGGATCTCGTCACGGGCCGCTTGTAGTGATCGTTTCAGATGTGTCGGGGGAAAAACCCGCCTGGTCGGTGACCTGGCGGCGGGCGATGCGCAGTGTGCGGAGGAAGGAGAGCCGGTCAGGGTCGATCTCGGCGGCGTGGGCGGTGTCGTGCATCAGTGACCGCAGGGCGTGGTGGGTGAGCAGGAACCCGTAGATCTCTTGCTCGACCCCGCCTGGGTGTTGGGAGCGCAGAACGAAGTTCGAGCCGCCTTGGTGGGTTTTGACCTCATCCAGGGCGGTCTCGATCTCCCAGCGTTGGGCATACAGCGCGGCCAGTTCCGCTGCCGGAGCGGACTGGGGGTCCAGGATGGTGGTCGCCAGCCGATAGACGGTCTCGTCGGTGCCGAGGGTGTATTCCACGACCCGGACCGTGATCGGATCAGCACGCCGATATTGGTCGCGGGCGGCGACGATCTCCGACAGATACGAACCGTCATCGAACTGCTCGACCACGGGCAGGACCGCGTTGGCACGCACACGCCACAGCAGGTCGGCTCCGGTGCCGGCGGCGGCTCGCCACAGGTCGAAGCCCAGAAACGCCCGGTCGGCCACCAGCAACATCCCGGAGGCCAGCTCGCCGAACAACTCCCGGACCAGGGCGGTCTCGTGGGTGGCCAGCGGCCCGGCCGTGGCGGCAAAGATGGCATGCGTGCCGCACTCGGCCAACACCGCCACCCGCGCCTGAGGATAGGCACTTTGTCCTTCGCCGCGGGAGTTACCGGGACGACCAAAGTGATCCACATTGGACGGCGTGTCGGGCAGGTCGAACGTGGTGCCATCCACGGCGACCAGCCGCCAGCCGCGATACCACGCCCCGACCGTGCTCGCGGTCGCCACCGGAGCGGCCACCCGGGCGAACAACGCCTTCAACGGCTCCGGCCCCAGCCGGGCCCGTGCTTGCGACAACGCCCCCGTCGTGGGCACCTGCCACTGGCCCCGCCACCGCCGCGCCCACGCCAGCCCCTGCGTCAACAGCCGGGTGACCTCCTCATAGCCCTCCCGGCTAAACAGGCACATCGCCAGCACGAAATACACCACCACCCGGGCAGGCAACAATCGTTTCCGCTGCTCACCCCGCCCCGTCACAGCCAGCACCTCGTCAACCAACTCCGGAGGAAACGCCTTCGTCAGCACCCCGATCGCGATCCGATCCGGCAGCCGCTCATCCGACGACGACCTGCTCTGTCCTGGCCTGGGCACCCCACCACCCTACAACCCAAACCAACCAAACTAAGCGGTATTGCAGCTAGACCGTGTTAAGAAGAACGCGTGCCCACGCATCACCCTGGGTGCCCTTCTCAAGCAGCTCCTGGTTCCAGGCACCGGCACACCGTCCGGACGCCGACCAGGCGCCCAGGATGACGCCGTGAGGAATCTCGGCACACTATCGCAGGGCCTAGCTCGCGATGGTGACATACCCCCGCTGTAGGCGAACGGCCACGAGCTGCAGCGTTGAGATCGACGTGAAGACGGGGACGAGGCGTCCAATGCCTCGTCCCCGCCCACTTCCAGCTGTTGCGTGCCCCCGGCAGGACTCGAACCTGCGACCTAGAGATTAGAAGGCTCTTGCTCTATCCAGCTGAGCTACGAGGGCCGGTGTGCCGACGGCTGAAGGCCAGATGTGCCACGCCAGCTTAGTCGCCACTACCCACTCGATCGTCTGACACCTGTGAAGCGTTTCAGGCTGGTACCCAGCTCCGGCGGCAGCGCATGCCGCGGCGGGAGGCGAGGAACGCGGCATACGACCCTCAGTGGCCGCCGGAGCTGGGGAGACCCGCGGGCGCGACCGCCGTGTCATGCGGCGCGCCCGCGGCGGGCTGTGCTCGGGGTCACAGCCCGGATCGGATTCGCGGCAGCCCGTTGCGGGTTCCCCAGGATGTGGGCTGGGGCGAATCCGGCTGGGGGAGTGGCAGCGACCGGCCAGGGTGCCACTCGAAACGGTGAGCCGGAGGCTCGGGATTCACGCTCAGTTCCAGATCTGGATGGCGCGGCCCAGATACTGAGCCCGCGGAACGAACGTGCCGCCACCAGGATACGTGCTGAAGTCGCCCTCGGTGGAACAATGGCGGTCCTGGTATACGGTGACGTGCCGATCGATTCGGTTGACGAAGGACCGGGCGACAATATTGTCGGGGAGCGGGACGCATTCCTCCGGATTGGTGTTTCGCAGGTCGAACTTGGTCGGTGCGCCGTCGTAGAACTCCTCCGGCCAGACACAGAACTCGCCTTGTTCGCAGGTCGGGTCCTCGGCAGGCGCCCGCTCTTGGCGCTGCTCGCCGGTCGCGTTGGCGACGCCACTGCCGGCGAGCAGCCCGACGGCGGCGAGGACGAGGATGCGCGGTAGATACGAACGCAAGCGCGGAAGATGGTGATGTGCCATGTGACTGTTACCCCAAATCGAAATCGGCGTGTGCTGCGTGGTGGAACCTGATGCTCTTACTGTGCCGAGAATTCGTAGGATTGTCAGCCCGCAGATCTACTTCTGTGGATAAGTAGGTTTGAGTCGCTCGATCGGGTGGGAGATATCCACATTTTGGCGAATCCCGTTGTGGCGGGCGGTTTCGGCTGCTAGATGGGGGCTGGGCCGGTGGAGCCGCGGACCACCAGCTCGACCCCGAGGGTCACCGGTTCCGGTACCGGTCCACCCGCCAGCAGGGCGAGCCCGAGCTCGCCGGCCAGGCTGCCCTTGCGCACCAGGTCCTGCCGCACCGTGGTCAACGGGGGATCGGACCACCGCGCAGGCGGCGCGTCGTCGAACCCGGCCACCGACAGGTCCTCGGGCACGCGCAACCCTCGCTCCCGCCCGGCGGCGATCGCGGCCAGCGCCAGCTCGTCCGACATGCACAGCAGGGCCGTCGGCCGGGGCGCGCTGTCGAGCAGCCCGCGCGCGCCGAACATGGCTTGCTCCCTGGACAACCCCGAGGTCTCCCAGATCGGCACGGACTCCGGGTCGATGTCGGCGGCGACCAGTGCCTCCCGGTACCCGGCAAGCCGCTCCCGGTTGTCCCGGAACCGGCCGTGTGCCGCCTCCGCCATGGTCAACGGACCCTCCCGTGGCTGGGACAGGCACTGCGCGGACAGCACACCGAACCGCCGGTGCCCTTGGTCGAGCAGGTGCCGCGCCGCGGCGGCCGCGCCGCCACGGTCGTCGATACCCACCCTGGCTCCCCAGGGCAGCACCGGGTGGTCGATCACGACCAGCGGCATCCCGCGCTCATGCACGGCATCCAGGGCCGGTGCGTCATCGGCCAGCGAGTAGGCGACCGCCAGGTCGGCCTGGGCCGCCAGCACCCGCTCGACCCGCGGCCCGCCGTTCTCCCCGCCCGGCAGCAGTAGTAAGGCATGCCCTTCCGGATCGACCCGCGAGGACAGCGCGTCCAGAGTGATCGACAGCGCGGGGTCGGAGAACGCCGCGGACAACCCGGTGTCCAGCATGAACGCGATCGCGCCTGCTCGTTGCCTGGCCAGACTTCTCGCGGTGGGGTTCGGGCCGGCATATCCGAGCGTCCGCGCCGTATGCAGGATCCGCTCTCGCAACTGGGCGGAGAGCTGGTCCGGCCGGTTGTAGGCGTTCGACACCGTAGCCCGGGAAACGCCGACCGCACGTGCGAGGTCGTCCAAGGTCGGCTGCCGCCGCGATCCGGTCACCCCGGGCAGTCTAGGCCCGGGTCGAATCCACTGGATTTTCTGAAGCGCTTCAGTCACGCTGGTGCTCGGTTCGGACGAGCAGTGAGGGGATCAGGTGGGTTCTCGTTCATGGCGTTCCCGGCGTTCGTGGCCTTCCCGTCGGGGCGCGGTCATCGTGGTGTTCGCGCTGAACGGTGCCGCGTTCGGCTCGTGGGCACCGCGCGTGCCCGCGCTCACCGAACAGGTCGGTGCCGCGCCTGGCTCACTCGGGCTCGCCCTGCTGGGCGCGAGTGCCGGCATGCTCATCGCGGCCGCGGTGACCGGCAGGCTGGTGGAAACGTTCGGCCCCAGGGTCGTGATCGCCGTGTCCACGCTGGCCGCCTCCGCCGCCTTGCCGGCGATCGGCGTCGCGGGGTCGGTACCGGCGCTGGCGACCGCGCTGTTCGGGCTCGGCGTGTCGGTCGGCGCACTCGATGTCGCGATGAACGTGGCCGGGGTCGTGGTCGAAAGGGAGACCGGCCGCAAGTCCATGCCGATCTTCCACGCCGGGTTCAGCTTCGGCGCACTGGCCGGTTCGGCGGGCGCTGCGCTGGCGGCGGCGCACGCGTGGTCGCCCGCCCGGCAGCTCGTCCTCGCCGCGCTGGCGACAGCTCTGGTGCTGGCGCTGGTCGGGGGCGCCCTGCCCGGTGCGGCACCGCGTACGACCAGCACGAGCAGGAACCGGCCGACCGGCCTCGCGCCGGTCCGCAGGGTCGCCATGTGGCTGCTGGCGGCCATCGCCCTGTGCTCGGCGGTCGCCGAAGGGGCCAGCTCGGACTGGTCGGCCCTGCTCCTGGTCACCGTGCAGCAGGTCGGCGAGGGTGCGGCGGCGCTGGCCTACTCGGCCTTCTCCCTGGCCATGGCCCTGACCCGGCTGGCTGGCGGCATGGCGCAGGCGAGATTCGGCCCCGTGCGGGTGCTCGCGGGCGGGGCGTTGTGCGCGGGCGCCGGTCTGTGTGCCGCCGCTGTGGTGCCGGTGGCCGCGGTCGCGTACCTCGGGTTCGCGCTGGCCGGCGCTGGCCTGGCCGCTTCGTTCCCGATCGCGCTGAGCCTGGCGGGAGCGGCCGGGCAGCGGGCCGACGGCAGCGGTGGGGAACGGGAGATCGCGTTCGTCACCGCCATCGCCTACAGCGGTTTCCTCGCCGGGCCACCTGCCATCGGCGGGATCGCCGAGCTCACCTCGCTGTCCACCTCGTTCGTCATGGTCGGCCTGGTCGCCACGGCGATCGGGCCGGCCGCCGTCATCGCCGCGCGAGCCCTGTCCAGGGAACGCGCCCCGGTGTGCTGATCGAGGCGTCGGCCATACCAGCTGCGTCCGACATTCTCGGCCGCCCGCCCTGGTGGACGGCTCGGGCTGTCCACAACACCCCGGTTGTCCACAGCCCGGTGGTCCGAGTGCCCCGCCGGCCCGGGGACCTGGTGCACGCTGAACACAGGCCGCACATCGGGTCCGGCCGGGACGGAAAGGGTGAGTGACGATGGCTGTTGGCGAGACCTTGGTGACGGTGGTCGGCAACGTGTGCGGTGAGGTGTCCCACCGCGTCGTCGGCAATGGCAGCGAGCTGGCCA
The sequence above is drawn from the Amycolatopsis aidingensis genome and encodes:
- a CDS encoding winged helix-turn-helix transcriptional regulator; this translates as MLDEPRSGCPVNAAVEVLGDRWSLIVLRDIMFTNRRHFRTLLRESEEAIASNILASRLRDLLAAGLLTRDDPGPGRRVTYSLTEPAIELVPVMAELAWWGVRHRPTYPPMRAKAELLYDGGPRMWQQFMEELREQHLGIPLPTARPSTVSEQLDAAGARALAAIS
- a CDS encoding peptidase inhibitor family I36 protein yields the protein MAHHHLPRLRSYLPRILVLAAVGLLAGSGVANATGEQRQERAPAEDPTCEQGEFCVWPEEFYDGAPTKFDLRNTNPEECVPLPDNIVARSFVNRIDRHVTVYQDRHCSTEGDFSTYPGGGTFVPRAQYLGRAIQIWN
- a CDS encoding MFS transporter, producing the protein MGSRSWRSRRSWPSRRGAVIVVFALNGAAFGSWAPRVPALTEQVGAAPGSLGLALLGASAGMLIAAAVTGRLVETFGPRVVIAVSTLAASAALPAIGVAGSVPALATALFGLGVSVGALDVAMNVAGVVVERETGRKSMPIFHAGFSFGALAGSAGAALAAAHAWSPARQLVLAALATALVLALVGGALPGAAPRTTSTSRNRPTGLAPVRRVAMWLLAAIALCSAVAEGASSDWSALLLVTVQQVGEGAAALAYSAFSLAMALTRLAGGMAQARFGPVRVLAGGALCAGAGLCAAAVVPVAAVAYLGFALAGAGLAASFPIALSLAGAAGQRADGSGGEREIAFVTAIAYSGFLAGPPAIGGIAELTSLSTSFVMVGLVATAIGPAAVIAARALSRERAPVC
- a CDS encoding LacI family DNA-binding transcriptional regulator, which encodes MTGSRRQPTLDDLARAVGVSRATVSNAYNRPDQLSAQLRERILHTARTLGYAGPNPTARSLARQRAGAIAFMLDTGLSAAFSDPALSITLDALSSRVDPEGHALLLLPGGENGGPRVERVLAAQADLAVAYSLADDAPALDAVHERGMPLVVIDHPVLPWGARVGIDDRGGAAAAARHLLDQGHRRFGVLSAQCLSQPREGPLTMAEAAHGRFRDNRERLAGYREALVAADIDPESVPIWETSGLSREQAMFGARGLLDSAPRPTALLCMSDELALAAIAAGRERGLRVPEDLSVAGFDDAPPARWSDPPLTTVRQDLVRKGSLAGELGLALLAGGPVPEPVTLGVELVVRGSTGPAPI
- a CDS encoding GMC family oxidoreductase, with amino-acid sequence MYDYVIIGAGSAGCVLAARLSEDPAVTVCLIEAGPSDDADVIHVPSAFGQMFRTRLDWDYDSQEESALDGRRVYLPRGRMLGGTSSMNGMVYIRGNRADYDEWNQPGWSYQEMLPYFKRSEDNERGESEYHGVGGPLAVSEGRSNNEMNSAFVEAAVAAGYPENADFNGVEQSGFGFFQVTQRNGRRESAASAFLHPVLDRPNLTVKTHFQVHRVTFESSRATGIVGTHLDEEIAIRAEREVIVSAGVYNSPQLLMLSGIGPAGTLGPLGIPVLVDHPQVGSNLQDHPQALLVYPHDHPISLLVSSDPKYRRQFDEDGSGPLTSNVVESGGFASVHSGGTAPDVQLHAGAVMFREGGLAAPTSHAISYGACVLRPQSRGSVTIASADPTAKPVISHNFYAEKSDLDVAVEGLRLGLELARQKPLKPFTETPLAPPASDRTADLKSYIRRNTQTAYHPAGTCAMGTVLDAELRVRGVDALRVVDASVMPGLVRGNTNAPVIAIAEKAADMIRGLAPA
- a CDS encoding IS4 family transposase, yielding MPRPGQSRSSSDERLPDRIAIGVLTKAFPPELVDEVLAVTGRGEQRKRLLPARVVVYFVLAMCLFSREGYEEVTRLLTQGLAWARRWRGQWQVPTTGALSQARARLGPEPLKALFARVAAPVATASTVGAWYRGWRLVAVDGTTFDLPDTPSNVDHFGRPGNSRGEGQSAYPQARVAVLAECGTHAIFAATAGPLATHETALVRELFGELASGMLLVADRAFLGFDLWRAAAGTGADLLWRVRANAVLPVVEQFDDGSYLSEIVAARDQYRRADPITVRVVEYTLGTDETVYRLATTILDPQSAPAAELAALYAQRWEIETALDEVKTHQGGSNFVLRSQHPGGVEQEIYGFLLTHHALRSLMHDTAHAAEIDPDRLSFLRTLRIARRQVTDQAGFSPDTSETITTSGP